The following proteins are co-located in the Apium graveolens cultivar Ventura chromosome 5, ASM990537v1, whole genome shotgun sequence genome:
- the LOC141661250 gene encoding uncharacterized protein LOC141661250: MPKYMPKAVSTMKPGKNKDSAVSLNYPMLMRGNYTAWALKMKVYMQAHGFWDAVVPKDPKTPIDDKMDKIAMAAIYQSIPEDILLSPAEKETTKEVWEAIKVICQGAEYVKNAKIKMLKVEFESLSMKDLDFLDDFCLKITGMGDNTWSQLLLIEEEWLKKEKEEIKLLLTRDEWIRRSNRVRTEQRFRGREYNRGTRDRSHVRCFNCNILGHFAADCRKSRRDKETKEEANIVEIPDEPALLLTECEGKGENMMLLNKEKVTLKLVQYGEGKRIESNLWYLDNGANNHMTGEQKKFRDLDERITGQVKFGDRSLVHIKG; encoded by the exons ATGCCCAAGTACATGCCAAAAGCAGTGTCGACAATGAAACCAGGGAAAAATAAAGACAGTGCGGTTAGTTTGAATTACCCCATGTTGATGAGAGGTAATTATACAGCATGGGCTCTGAAAATGAAGGTATATATGCAGGCCCATGGATTCTGGGATGCAGTGGTACCTAAAGATCCAAAGACACCAATCGATGACAAGATGGATAAAATCGCTATGGCAGCTATTTATCAAAGTATTCCCGAAGATATTCTCCTTTCACCGGCTGAGAAAGAAactacaaaagaagtttgggagGCAATTAAAGTAATATGTCAGGGTGCGGAATATGTGAAGAATGCAAAGATAAAAATGCTCAAGGTTGAATTCGAGTCACTAAGCATGAAGGACTTAGATTTTCTCGATGATTTCTGTTTGAAGATCACAGGCATG GGCGATAATACTTGGAGTCAGTTGCTTCTCATTGAAGAGGAATGGTTGAAGAAGGAGAAGGAGGAGATCAAGTTATTGCTCACTAGAGATGAGTGGATCAGGCGATCAAATAGAGTTAGAACGGAACAAAGGTTTCGAGGACGAGAATATAATCGAGGCACACGTGACAGGAGCCACGTAAGGTGTTTCAATTGCAACATTCTCGGACATTTTGCTGCAGATTGCAGGAAATCGCGACGTGATAAAGAAACTAAGGAGGAGGCTAACATTGTTGAAATTCCAGATGAACCAGCATTGCTTTTAACAGAATGCGAAGGCAAAGGAGAGAATATGATGTTATTGAACAAAGAGAAGGTGACACTTAAACTAGTTCAATATGGAGAAGGAAAAAGAATAGAATCAAACCTATGGTATTTGGATAACGGGGCCAACAACCATATGACTGGGGAACAAAAAAAATTCAGGGATTTGGATGAACGAATAACAGGGCAAGTGAAGTTTGGAGACAGATCATTGGTCCACATAAAAGGGTGA